A segment of the Panacibacter ginsenosidivorans genome:
GTTGAGTGAATTGGTGCGTATGACAGAACGTGTTGGCTACGAATTGCGGCAGGATGAAAAACTTGCAGGTTGCATAGCAGTAAAAATTCGTTATCCGAATTTTGATACTACATCCCGCCAGACAACGATTAATTATACGTTGCGTGATGATGAATTGATCTTTGCAGCAAAGGACCTGTTTCATAAACTCTATAAGAAAGGTCAACCCGTTCGTTTGCTTGGTGTGCGTTTGAGCGAATTAACGAACCATGCGGTGCAGGCCAGTTTATTTGACGACGGTGAAAAGAAAAACAATTTGTATAAAGCCATTGATGATGTAAAAAATAAATTCGGCAAAACTTTTTTGCAGAAGGGAAGAACGGTGCGTAAAGAAAAGGAATAACAATTTACCGCAGAGACGAGACAGAGCGAAGTAATTTATTATAAAAGATGATTCTACAATGCTGAAGAGAATTTCTGAACGCACAAGTGAGTGACACAACAGAAGCTCAATAGTAGCAATGGTGTTTGTCAATAAAAAATCTCCGCGCTTCCGTGTCTTTGCGGGGAAAGAGAAAAAAATATTAGTCCACTTAACCAGTAGGTTTTATATTTGCAGTCCTAAAAACATGAATTATGAGTTTACGTTTAGGCGATGATGCGCCAAATTTCCAGGCAAAAACAACTGCAGGCGATATTGATTTTTATGAGTACCTCGGAAATAGCTGGGGTATTTTGTTTTCTCACCCTGCAGATTATACGCCGGTTTGTACAACAGAACTCGGCCGTACCGCATTACTCAACGAAGAGTTTGCAAAGCGCAATGTAAAAGTGCTTGCAGTAAGTGTTGACCCGCTCGATAAACATTTTGGCTGGGTGAATGATATTAATGAAACACAAAATTGTACCGTTAACTTTCCCATCATTGCAGATGAAGACAAAAAAGTTGCAACGTTGTATGACATGATTCATCCAAACGCTTCAGCAACTGCAACAGTGCGCTCCTTATTTGTAATTGGTCCTGATAAAAAAGTAAAACTCATGATCACGTATCCTGCATCAACAGGAAGAAATTTTCATGAAGTATTGCGTGTGATAGATTCATTGCAGTTAACTGCTAATTACAGCGTAGCCACTCCTGCAAACTGGGAAGGTGGCGAGGATGTAATTGTGGTGCCTGCCGTAAGCACAGAAGATGCCATTAAGAAATTCCCTAAAGGCGTAAAAGTTATAAAGCCCTACTTGCGTTATACACCACAACCAAATATTGATTAAATTCAGTAATCGTCTCAAAAGAAACGATGCGCAAATATTATATGAGGCCCGGTAATTTTCTGCCGGGTTTTTTATGCACCAAACTTTAGTGCTGCTATTTACCAACGGTTGCGTCGCACTCTTGTACTCAATTAATTCTATTCAGCATTGTATTGCATACTTCATTAATTTCATAATCTAATAACCACTTATGAGACAAATATTTCTTGCTGTTGCTTTATTGGTAACAAACTTTCTTTTCGCACAAAAAACTATTATCTATTGCGGAAAATTAATTGATGTAAAGAACCTTCAGGTGCTTACCGAAATGTCAATCATTGTTGAAGGTAATAAGATCGTTGATGTACAAAAAGGTTATATACAGGCAGGCGCATCAGATAAAACAATTGATCTTAAAAATAAAACCGTAATGCCGGGACTTATAGATTGTCACGTACATCTTGAAAATGAAACAAGCCCTGATGATTTTGCGAAACAGTTTACTGAAAACCCTGCTGACATTGCATTTGAATCAACAGTGTTTGCAAAGACAACATTAATGGCTGGCTTTACAACAGTTCGTGATGTGGGTGGTTCAGGTGTAAATATTTCTTTACGTAATGCGATAAACAAAGGAGAAGTAGTTGGACCAGGAATTTATACTGCAGGAAAAATTATTGGTTCAACCGGTGGCCATGCAGATCCTACAACAGGTCTTCGCGAAGATCTTATGGGCAACCCTGGTCCCGGTGATGGCGTTGCAGATGGCGTAGAAGAATGTATAAAAGCTGTACGTAAACGTTACAAAGAAGGGAGCGATCTTATAAAAATAACTGCATCAGGTGGTGTATTAAGTTTGGAAAAAG
Coding sequences within it:
- a CDS encoding peroxiredoxin translates to MSLRLGDDAPNFQAKTTAGDIDFYEYLGNSWGILFSHPADYTPVCTTELGRTALLNEEFAKRNVKVLAVSVDPLDKHFGWVNDINETQNCTVNFPIIADEDKKVATLYDMIHPNASATATVRSLFVIGPDKKVKLMITYPASTGRNFHEVLRVIDSLQLTANYSVATPANWEGGEDVIVVPAVSTEDAIKKFPKGVKVIKPYLRYTPQPNID
- a CDS encoding metal-dependent hydrolase family protein, with translation MRQIFLAVALLVTNFLFAQKTIIYCGKLIDVKNLQVLTEMSIIVEGNKIVDVQKGYIQAGASDKTIDLKNKTVMPGLIDCHVHLENETSPDDFAKQFTENPADIAFESTVFAKTTLMAGFTTVRDVGGSGVNISLRNAINKGEVVGPGIYTAGKIIGSTGGHADPTTGLREDLMGNPGPGDGVADGVEECIKAVRKRYKEGSDLIKITASGGVLSLEKDGTGAQFSEEEIKAIVQTAKDYGMKVAAHAHGAEAIKRAVRAGVASIEHGTYMDDEGMQLMKQYGTYYVPTIIAGKSVADSAKKPGYYPAVIAGKAIVIGAQIQSTFGKAYKAGVKIAFGTDAGVYAHGKNWKEFIYMTEAGMPILEAIKAATVNASDLIGVNNIGSIEKDKLADIIAVDGDPTKDVNAMGNVKFVMKAGVVYKSE